The following coding sequences lie in one Ostrea edulis chromosome 8, xbOstEdul1.1, whole genome shotgun sequence genomic window:
- the LOC125662774 gene encoding uncharacterized protein LOC125662774, translating into MPFHLRFFGANSKGIELIYQQYNIMFGNAVNLCFKVCKENWWCGALRKCADRPQLFQCDVVCQFNSLENRNYRHGDERCATFQVDPIGPNVAANRTVSLVRNRHFHVFHAEYATDTVTICPNNRLFFHTRFTVDPWIQINLGQSTDIAMVVIYNRQTKEGERFQNAQIEVAENNVWRPCGVYKGPGVNYQIIFVICNEDVRGDILQISVKTAPGARTAIHLCEVEVFNRV; encoded by the exons ATGCCATTCCATCTGCGGTTTTTTGGAGCAAATAGTAAAGGAATCGAATTGATTTATCAACAGTACAATATCATGTTCGGAAATGCTGTAAATCTTTGTTTCAAAGTATGTAAAGAAAATTGGTGGTGTGGTGCACTTCGAAAATGTGCTGATAGACCCCAGTTATTCCAGTGTGACGTGGTCTGCCAGTTCAATAGTTTAGAAAACAGAAATTACAGACATGGGGATGAAAGATGTGCTACATTTCAG GTAGATCCGATTGGTCCAAATG TTGCAGCTAACAGGACTGTCAGCCTAGTACGCAATCGTCATTTCCATGTCTTTCATGCTGAATACGCAACGGACACTGTGACAATCTGTCCAAATAATCGCCTGTTTTTCCACACCCGTTTCACAGTCGATCCCTGGATCCAAATAAACCTCGGTCAATCTACAGATATTGCTATGGTTGTTATTTACAACAGACAGACGAAAGAAG GTGAGCGGTTCCAAAACGCCCAGATTGAAGTTGCAGAAAATAATGTTTGGAGACCCTGTGGAGTTTACAAGGGACCAGGGGTGAACTATCAAATAATATTTGTCATATGTAATGAAGACGTACGAGGAGACATCTTACAGATATCAGTAAAGACTGCGCCGGGAGCAAGAACGGCTATCCATCTATGTGAAGTTGAGGTCTTTAACAGGGTATAG